In the Vicinamibacterales bacterium genome, CGGCGGCGTTGCCGGCATGATCGTCGTGATAGTGCGTCACCAGCAGATAGTCGAGGCGGCTGAGTCCCGCCTGCCTGATCGTGTTGACGACGCGGTTCACGTCGCGGCCGCCAAACCCCGGATAGCCGGTGTCGATCAGCATCGACTGGCCCGACGGCGTCACCAGCAGCGTGGCCTGCCCTCCTTCGACGTCGATGAAGTGGATGTCGAGCGCGGCGCGCGGCTGGGCACGGCCAGGCGCGACCGCGCAGAAGGCGGCGAGAATCGAGAGCGTCAGCAGTGTTCGCATGTGGGTCCCGTCAGGATCGCCGCCAGACGCCGCGGTTCGCGCCGCGCGATCCATTTCATGAAACGATCCGCGGCGTCGTTCGCCGCGCGTCCCCAGGTGCCAAGTCCCATCCCCTTCAGTTCGGTCTCGTCGTCACCCGATTTCACCCGCAGGCGGATGATCGTATCCCCCATTCGGGTGATCGATTTGCCGCCGAACGCGCCCGGCGGCTCGTCGCGGCGCTCGCGTCCCGTCACCTCGACCAGGACGTTCGCCTCCTCGCGAGTGTCGACGATGGTGATGCCCTTCTTCCGGCGCAGCGCCTCGCGCACGTCGCCGACCGCCTCCAGCCGCTCCGCCTCCTCCGGCGTCCGGGCGCCGGACGCCGCCGTCTCGGTGAAGACGTAGACACGAACGCTGGTCGGGGAACGATCGGGTGACTGGGATGTGCCGAACAGCAGCAGCATGCCGATGAGCAACATGATCGCCTCGCTTTCCAGCTTCGGCTCCCGCTACAGGCGCGGGAGCGACAGTCCTCCATCGACGTTGACGATCGTTCCGGTGGCGTAGGGGGCATCGCCGCGCAGCAGCGCCGCGACGATGCGGCCGACGTCGTCGGGCGAGCCCCACCGGGACTCCGGAACCAGGCCCTCCGCGATGCGCTTGTCGTAAACCGCCTTCACCGCGGCGGTCATGTCGGTCTCGATGATCCCGGGCCGTACTTCGTACACCGGAATGCCGCTGGGCGCGAGCCGCACGGCGAAGAGCCGCGCCGCCATCGACAGCCCGGCCTTGCTGACGCAGTATTCGCCGCGATTGACCGACGCCATCTCGGCGGACACGGACGTGATGAACACGATCGCCGCGGCGAAGCCGGGATCGGTGTGCCGCCGCATCGTCTGCTCGCGGGCGATCGCCTGGGTGAGAAAGTACGGGCCCTGCAGATTCGTGCGGATCAGCTCCTCGAAGCTGTCCTCGGCGGCGTCGAGGAGATCGGCGCGCTGGCGCGGGGCTCGGCCGGCGTTGTTCACGAGCG is a window encoding:
- a CDS encoding 3-ketoacyl-ACP reductase; protein product: MTAARGTALVTGGTRGIGLGVARALARDGWNLALCGVRPAADVSATVAELRQPGNEVSYEPADIALRADRDRLVRAVLARHGAINALVNNAGRAPRQRADLLDAAEDSFEELIRTNLQGPYFLTQAIAREQTMRRHTDPGFAAAIVFITSVSAEMASVNRGEYCVSKAGLSMAARLFAVRLAPSGIPVYEVRPGIIETDMTAAVKAVYDKRIAEGLVPESRWGSPDDVGRIVAALLRGDAPYATGTIVNVDGGLSLPRL